The sequence CAAAATGGTTGGCGGCAGCATTGGTGGCACAGGAACCGTTGAAGACACCTATGACGACACCAGTCCGAATAGTTTTACTTACGACACGTTCTCCTTCCGTCCAAACAAAGGCAGCACTACTGCTACGTCGTTTGACACGACTTTATTTGAGGTGCAGGGGCCGCTTGTGAACGTTCCCGAACCGGGAAGCTTGATTCTTTTGGGCCTGGGAGCGGGGGCCTTGGGCTTAATCACTCTGGGGAGGCGTAAAGTCGCCGAGTGAAAATAACGTGCTGTGACGTCCTCCGAATGGGGGGAGTTGCATGTGTGCGGAACTTAGGCATGGCTGATAATGAGCCTCGGCATAAAACATCGAGCCAGGGGGCTTTTTCATTTCTGATTTGGTAAGGGGGTCGATCCAATGGCGCGGGGTAATACCGGCATTCATATGCTGTGCGTAGATTGAATTGACATGTTTTTCCCTTTCAAGGCAGAATGCTGAATTTGGGATTTTGAAGCGCCTGCGCTGGCTTGGGCCAGTATAGGAGTCAATAGGGAGTGAAGAATCATGAGGACTTGCTTCGTTAGAATTGCCGACTTTATTCGCATTATTGTCGAAATGCGCGGAAGTATAGCGGGCCTTGCCGTATGCGTTGGCTTAGGGATGGCGTGGATGGTTCAGCCGTCTCAAGGCGCATTTACTTACGACGAAGGCGATAACACAAGTTGGTGGTATGATAACGTGAATTGGAGCAGCGACACGCTCCCGAATACGGGAACTGGCGCCGCCATGAACTCAGCTACGGAGGTCGACAATGGTTACGGCGTAAACCAGACCACTGGGGTCGGCGATGGCGTAGTATTCGATCCGACGAATGATCCCAATTACCTGGCTAATGCGGGGACTCCTCCATACGTAACCCCGTATCAATTGGGCAGATTTTATTTAGGCAACCAGCCCTCCGGCGCCAACCCACCCGCCAATTACAACACGCTCACCGTCAAAAGCGGTGAGTTGGATCTTGCCAGCCAGATGCGAATCGCTCGCACCGATCTTTCAAGCATGAGTGAAACTGTAACCGGGACGATTGTCCAGACCGGTGGTACCGTCAACCTGCAAGATACCAATAACGACGCTTATTTAAGTCTGGGAGATACAACGCATACCTTGGGTATTTATAACTATTCGGGGGGAACCCTACTCTTTCAAACACCGTCAACGTCAACCAGTTCCAGCCCGGGGGTTCGGCTGGGCAACGTGCTTACTGCCACCGGCAAGTTCATCGATCGGAACACGGGCGCCGCTGGCGCCATTCAGTTGGCGAATATGTATGTCGGTTATAACGGCATTGGAATTCTGGAATATCACTACGGATTGGATCAGAGCAGCCACGGCGATGTTCGGCCCATTCAAATTGTCGGCACTCCGTTTACGGGTGAATCGTCGAACGGACAGCTAGCGCTTCGAAACGGCGTGAGCGACGGCATGACTCCTTTGACACAAGCGTCCGAGTTAAGTTTAGTGTTGGATGCGGCTCCGACCGTGGTGGGCGGCATACCTCAAAGTCTCGGATTAGTGAGCTTCGTATCCGGGGCTAGCGGGATTAAGGGGTTGAGCACGAATCCGAAGATTTTCTACGCGACGGACGGCATTACACCCTACATTCAGGGTTCCACGATCTCGGCCACCTTCGGCGGCAACACTTACGATTGGACGATTTCTTACTCCGGCTCGATCACCTACAGCAATGCCGCCACCTCTGCCATCAGCATGATTTCGGGAAACGGGGGGACGGACATAGTTTTGATCGGAGAGAGCGTTGCGTCAAACATTCTGTTGGGAGATATGAATTTTGACGGACATGTGGATGCGAAAGATATTGCCGCATTGGAAGCCGCCTTGACGAATCCTAGCGGCTATTTGTCGACCGATTTTGGCTATGGCACCCCCGCCTCGCACGGTGTCACGACAAGTAATATGGGCCAATATGCAGACGTGAGCGGCAACGGAAAATTCGACAATGCTGACCTGCAGGCCTTACTGAAATACCTCAAGGGTGGCCATGGAAGTCTCTCCTCGGTCGTGCCAGAACCGGCCAGCATTATATTGGCTGGAATAGGCTTCGCGCTCGTCGGCTGCACATGGCGGCGCCGCCGCACAGCCGTTTAAGGCTTACTGCCGTAGACGCCGCTAAGCAATCTGGCTTCGCAGCAGCTTCGTGCGATGCCACAGGACCATCTGTTTGGCCTGGCCGCCTGTTCTCTGGGGTTTCGCACGCCCGGGGTGCAAATATCACCCGCTCCGAACGGTAACGCGCTGACGCATGCGAATCGACGTCAGCAAGCAAAGCCCAACTGCTAATAGGACCACCGACGCCGGCTCGGGCACGCTGGCAGTTGATCCGAAGCCGCCGCTCTGGGAGAGTAACTTTAAAAAAACCTGCAGATCAGCGCTGCTGAAAACAAAGTCGTTGTTCAAATCGCCGATGACTTCCATTTGATCGCCGAATAATGCGTCGTACTGCGAGCTAACTTCCAGAGGAAAATAAGTTTGCCGGTAGCTGGTTAAATTGGTTAGCGCCAGCATCATCGCTTGCAGGTCGGCGGCATCGACGTGGCCATCACGGTTGAAATCGCCGACCACGAGCCCCACCGTACCCGGCGCTTGGTTGGTGAGGTCGTAAAGACTTTTCGTTGCGCCGTTGATCGTAAGTCCGTTGACATCGACATTGGCTCCGTACCATAAATCCATCTGCAAAGATCCGGTGATATTTACTTTGCTGAACGCCAGCCCATTGATGGCATTGGCATAAGGCGTGGCGGTGGGATTGGCCGAGGCGTTGAGCCCGTTAATCAATACGGTAGAAGTTGCTCCCGTGGCGGTTACGTTTTCGTAGGAAATGTTATCCCACTGGGGCGTGGTTCCGCTGAAAGCGGTGGGCGGCAAGGGAGTGGACGGCGTTCCGCCATAGGTATAAAAGGCGGTGTCGTTGGGGGAATCGGCGAACGTATCTCCCCCATCATAATAACTTTCGATGGCAATGGGGTTTTTCACGCCCGTCATGGAGATGTTGATGTACTTCACATTCTGCAGCACCCCGCCGACATCGCCCGATTGGGTTTGGTTCGGATCGTTCCCGTCCTCAGCCTTCATTCGCAACCCGTAGGTAATACTGTTCTTACCGTTTTGGTTGGTATCACTCATGTTGCTAGGGTTGAATGTACAGTTAGCCACGATCATATTCGAGACGCCGGCCGCCGTGCCGCCCCCGACCGAAATGCCGTGCCCGTTATAGATATTGCAATTGTAAATAACGATGTTATTGCACGCGGTGCTGGCCGGCTTGGCGACAATGTCGTCATCACCATCAGCAATATTGCAGCCTTGGATGCGGAAATTGCTGCCTGAATAATCAATGCCGTCGGTATTGGACAGATACGTTTTGCCCGTACTACTGGTGAGGGCGAGATCGTCATTGATGTTGACGTTATTGATTGTGACATTGGTGTCTTTTTCCGGCACGAGATGCTCATGACCGGAGTTTTCGATCGTGACGTTGGTAATTTCCAAATTGGTTACTTTTTGGAGCGTCACCAGATTGTTGCTGGTGGCGGCAGTGGCGTGACCGTCGATAATGCCGCCGCCGCTAATTTCCATGTTGGTGAAAGTTCCGGACGAAGGCGTAGTGATTAATGTTGCGCCAGCGGTGTTGGCTTGCAGGATTGCATTGGGGTCGATTTGCAAGTTCACGCTGTTTTGCATAGTGATCACATTCGATTTGAAAGTGGACGTTCCCGTCATTGGGCCGGGAATTTCAACCGTGCCCCCACCATGCGCTGAAGCGTAGCTGATGAAGGCATTGATGACGCCAGCATTCGTGGAACCGGAAGCGCCGGTACTAGCCACAGCGCCGCCGTCGATAAGCGGATTAGTGAGGGTGACGTTATAAACGGTGGAACCAATGGTCGGCAAAGGAGGAGCCGCTGGTAGTTGGACCGGCGGCGTTGTCGCCGCCAGCGCAGTGCCGGCGATGCACAAAAAAACAGCAGTGGCCGCAATCCAGACATTACGTTCCAAGCGACACGCACTCTGGCTGACACACGCCCACAAGCTTGGACAGAATAGACTCATCGCACCCTTCTCCGCCACGCGGAAGAAACCGCTGGCCGCTCCCCAAATCAGAGACCAAAATCCCCGCTCCATTATATCAATAACGGGCACTTTACAAAGCGAAAACCGCGGAAAAGGCGTACTTCGACAGAAACTTCCGAATCGGCCCGGCATTTGATAGGATGGGCTGCTTTGCGGGCATTTCCAATCGTGAACGAGAGCGATTTTCATCTTCACTCAGTTAGCCTGCTAATGGGGTAATTGCCGTGTCGACCATCCGAGCCATGTTTTTGGATGTTGGCGGGGTTTTACTCACCAACGGTTGGGACAGCAAAATTCGCCGAGCACTGGCTGATCGCTTTCATCTGGATTTGCAAGATTTTGAAGCCCGGCACCACTTGACGTTCGACACGTACGAATCGGGCAAGATTTCGTTCGATGTTTTTCTGGAACGCACGGTGTTTTATAAACCACGGGATTTTACGCCAGCGGACTTTAAAAAGTTCGTGTCTGATTTTACGCAGCCGTTTCCCGAAATGATCGAATTATTCACGCGCCTGAAGAACAAATATGGATTGAAGGTGGCCGTCGTCAGTAACGAAGG comes from Pirellulales bacterium and encodes:
- a CDS encoding HAD family phosphatase, with the translated sequence MSTIRAMFLDVGGVLLTNGWDSKIRRALADRFHLDLQDFEARHHLTFDTYESGKISFDVFLERTVFYKPRDFTPADFKKFVSDFTQPFPEMIELFTRLKNKYGLKVAVVSNEGRELTFDRVQRFNLKSFVDFFIVSSFVHLRKPDADIYQLALDVAMLEPQQVIYIDDRAMLVEVASQMGIIGIQHTSYDTTKARLAELGLSI
- a CDS encoding glycosyl hydrolase family 28 protein, with the protein product MERNVWIAATAVFLCIAGTALAATTPPVQLPAAPPLPTIGSTVYNVTLTNPLIDGGAVASTGASGSTNAGVINAFISYASAHGGGTVEIPGPMTGTSTFKSNVITMQNSVNLQIDPNAILQANTAGATLITTPSSGTFTNMEISGGGIIDGHATAATSNNLVTLQKVTNLEITNVTIENSGHEHLVPEKDTNVTINNVNINDDLALTSSTGKTYLSNTDGIDYSGSNFRIQGCNIADGDDDIVAKPASTACNNIVIYNCNIYNGHGISVGGGTAAGVSNMIVANCTFNPSNMSDTNQNGKNSITYGLRMKAEDGNDPNQTQSGDVGGVLQNVKYINISMTGVKNPIAIESYYDGGDTFADSPNDTAFYTYGGTPSTPLPPTAFSGTTPQWDNISYENVTATGATSTVLINGLNASANPTATPYANAINGLAFSKVNITGSLQMDLWYGANVDVNGLTINGATKSLYDLTNQAPGTVGLVVGDFNRDGHVDAADLQAMMLALTNLTSYRQTYFPLEVSSQYDALFGDQMEVIGDLNNDFVFSSADLQVFLKLLSQSGGFGSTASVPEPASVVLLAVGLCLLTSIRMRQRVTVRSG
- a CDS encoding dockerin type I domain-containing protein; the encoded protein is MVQPSQGAFTYDEGDNTSWWYDNVNWSSDTLPNTGTGAAMNSATEVDNGYGVNQTTGVGDGVVFDPTNDPNYLANAGTPPYVTPYQLGRFYLGNQPSGANPPANYNTLTVKSGELDLASQMRIARTDLSSMSETVTGTIVQTGGTVNLQDTNNDAYLSLGDTTHTLGIYNYSGGTLLFQTPSTSTSSSPGVRLGNVLTATGKFIDRNTGAAGAIQLANMYVGYNGIGILEYHYGLDQSSHGDVRPIQIVGTPFTGESSNGQLALRNGVSDGMTPLTQASELSLVLDAAPTVVGGIPQSLGLVSFVSGASGIKGLSTNPKIFYATDGITPYIQGSTISATFGGNTYDWTISYSGSITYSNAATSAISMISGNGGTDIVLIGESVASNILLGDMNFDGHVDAKDIAALEAALTNPSGYLSTDFGYGTPASHGVTTSNMGQYADVSGNGKFDNADLQALLKYLKGGHGSLSSVVPEPASIILAGIGFALVGCTWRRRRTAV